Proteins encoded by one window of Rattus rattus isolate New Zealand chromosome 10, Rrattus_CSIRO_v1, whole genome shotgun sequence:
- the Rnf152 gene encoding E3 ubiquitin-protein ligase RNF152, with protein sequence METLSQDSLLECQICFNYYSPRRRPKLLDCKHTCCSVCLQQMRTSQKDVRCPWCRGITKLPPGFSVSQLPDDPEVLAVIAIPHTSEHTPVFIKLPSNGCYMLPLPISKERTLLPGDMGCRLLPGSQQKSLTVVTIPAEQQPLQGGAPQEAVEEEPDRRGVAKSSTWSGVCTVILVACVLVFLLGIVLHNMSCISKRFTVISCG encoded by the coding sequence ATGGAGACGCTCTCCCAGGATTCCCTGCTGGAATGTCAgatatgttttaattattacaGCCCCCGACGAAGGCCCAAGTTGCTGGACTGCAAGCACACCTGCTGCTCAGTGTGCCTTCAGCAGATGAGGACCAGCCAGAAGGACGTAAGGTGTCCCTGGTGCCGTGGCATCACCAAGTTGCCCCCGGGCTTCTCTGTATCACAGCTGCCCGATGATCCTGAGGTCTTGGCGGTCATCGCCATACCACACACTTCCGAGCACACCCCAGTCTTCATCAAACTTCCAAGCAATGGGTGCTACATGCTGCCCCTGCCCATCTCTAAGGAGCGTACACTCCTGCCAGGAGACATGGGCTGCCGCCTGCTGCCAGGGAGCCAGCAGAAGTCTCTCACCGTGGTGACCATCCCTGCAGAGCAGCAGCCCCTGCAGGGTGGAGCTCCCCAGGAGGCCGTGGAGGAGGAGCCTGACAGACGGGGCGTGGCGAAGAGTTCCACGTGGTCTGGCGTGTGCACTGTCATCCTGGTGGCCTGTGTGTTGGTCTTCCTTCTGGGCATTGTGCTACACAACATGTCCTGCATCTCTAAGCGTTTCACTGTTATATCCTGTGGTTGA